A genomic region of Scyliorhinus canicula chromosome 4, sScyCan1.1, whole genome shotgun sequence contains the following coding sequences:
- the LOC119965473 gene encoding protocadherin-10-like, with protein sequence MEDSQSNNAWKFMVMVSVVLICALDMGSAQIRYSVPEEMEQGAVIGNIAEDLGLNIATLSGRKGRLVTDYTERYLEVDLENGLLLANGRIDRDKLCGPITTCVLSFQIVFENSPEMYRGEVEILDVNDNSPSFPESVILLQMGEFIAPGSSFPLESALDPDMGTNAVSVYNISPNEHFGLIVETTEDGTKIVELLLKKPLDRELQSSFQLMLTAIDGGSPPRSGTARILITVLDSNDNAPAFDSKVYKVSLIENSPRGTLVVSVHATDPDEGSNAEVTYSFSNRVSTKIQELFSLDPRTGEIRVLGIIDYEGASSYSLDVQAQDNGLPAIAGHSKVLIKVIDVNDNAPEIKVTVVSRMVPEDAAPGTVTALVNVNDRDSGKNGQAHCEIPNNIPFKLETSSSGHFKMITSDMLDRETTPLYNIVILAGDSGSPPLSTNKTIQITVSDINDNAPRFARPIDTVYVMENNGPGASIFAVTAFDPDQGQNSYVTYSFIDNLIQDLPLSNYLNLNSMNGTIYGLRSFDYERVKNFQIQVQARDAGVPPLSSSATLNVIILDQNDNAPVIASPSAQSGSAGVEVVPQSAGQGYLVTKIIATDADSGQNARLLYQVLESTDPSLFTMGLNSGEIRTARGILEQDSTTQSLVILVKDNGQPRLSSTATIHFSILGNVTEIFSERSNLVTNPEYASDINLYLIIILGSTSFIFLVTIILLIGIKCKQDRNSPEHYNSPGMCYGLDGSNNAFNQGPTLKESLNYTGAGEIIRIPDTHHYSVCLSPESAKSDFLFLKPYTPPMTQGQC encoded by the coding sequence ATGGAGGATTCACAAAGCAACAACGCCTGGAAATTCATGGTGATGGTTTCTGTTGTATTGATTTGTGCACTGGATATGGGTTCTGCACAGATTCGTTATTCGGTTCCCGAGGAAATGGAGCAAGGAGCTGTAATTGGTAATATTGCTGAAGATTTGGGGCTGAATATTGCAACATTGTCAGGTCGGAAAGGTCGGCTGGTCACTGACTACACAGAACGCTATTTGGAAGTAGATTTGGAAAATGGCTTGTTACTTGCCAATGGAAGAATAGACAGAGACAAGCTTTGTGGACCAATCACTACATGTGTTCTCTCCTTCCAAATAGTGTTTGAAAATTCACCAGAGATGTACCGCGGTGAAGTGGAGATTCTTGATGTAAATGATAATTCGCCCAGTTTCCCGGAGAGTGTTATTCTCTTACAAATGGGCGAATTTATTGCGCCAGGCTCCAGCTTTCCGCTAGAGAGCGCTCTCGATCCAGACATGGGGACAAATGCAGTCTCTGTTTATAATATCAGCCCCAATGAGCACTTCGGTCTAATCGTGGAGACTACAGAAGACGGTACTAAAATTGTCGAGTTGTTATTGAAGAAACCTTTGGACCGCGAACTGCAGTCATCCTTTCAGCTGATGCTGACGGCCATTGACGGGGGGAGTCCTCCCAGATCTGGGACCGCTCGGATTCTCATCACTGTGCTGGATAGCAACGACAATGCGCCTGCGTTCGATAGCAAGGTCTACAAGGTCAGCCTGATAGAAAACTCACCCAGAGGTACCTTGGTGGTTTCAGTCCATGCCACTGATCCAGACGAAGGTTCGAACGCGGAGGTAACATATTCTTTCAGTAACCGTGTTTCAACGAAAATACAGGAACTGTTTAGCTTGGATCCTCGAACAGGTGAGATTCGTGTTCTGGGCATAATTGATTATGAAGGAGCAAGCAGTTATTCACTTGATGTTCAAGCTCAAGACAATGGTTTACCGGCAATTGCAGGACATTCTAAAGTCTTGATTAAGGTAATAGACGTCAATGACAACGCCCCTGAGATAAAAGTGACCGTAGTGTCACGAATGGTCCCAGAAGATGCTGCTCCCGGGACTGTGACAGCTCTTGTCAATGTAAACGATCGTGATTCTGGAAAAAACGGACAGGCGCACTGCGAAATCCCGAATAACATTCCCTTTAAACTTGAAACATCTTCGAGTGGTCATTTCAAAATGATAACCAGTGACATGTTGGACCGTGAAACCACCCCTCTGTACAACATAGTTATTTTAGCCGGGGACTCAGGGTCTCCTCCGCTATCAACAAACAAAACCATTCAGATAACGGTATCTGATATAAACGATAACGCCCCAAGGTTTGCTCGACCCATTGACACTGTGTATGTGATGGAGAACAACGGTCCCGGCGCTTCTATTTTCGCAGTGACTGCTTTCGATCCTGACCAAGGTCAGAATTCCTACGTCACTTACTCTTTCATAGACAACCTGATTCAAGATTTACCTCTCTCAAATTACCTCAATCTTAATTCGATGAACGGGACCATTTACGGGCTGCGCTCTTTTGACTACGAGCGAGTGAAAAACTTCCAAATTCAAGTCCAAGCCCGAGACGCTGGCGTTCCCCCTCTGAGCAGCAGCGCAACATTGAATGTGATCATCCTGGATCAGAATGACAACGCTCCAGTAATTGCGTCACCTTCAGCACAGAGCGgatcagcaggagtggaggttgtGCCTCAGTCAGCGGGCCAGGGGTACTTGGTCACCAAGATAATCGCAACTGATGCTGATTCTGGTCAGAACGCACGGCTCCTCTATCAGGTGCTGGAATCCACTGATCCCAGTTTGTTCACCATGGGGCTTAATTCTGGAGAAATCAGAACAGCCCGAGGAATTTTGGAGCAGGATTCTACCACACAGAGCCTTGTGATCTTGGTGAAGGATAATGGACAGCCGAGACTCTCCAGCACGGCTACAATCCACTTTTCAATCCTGGGCAATGTTACTGAAATCTTCTCCGAACGTAGCAACTTGGTGACAAATCCTGAATATGCCTCTGATATAAATCTCTATTTAATTATCATTTTAGGTTCAACTTCCTTCATATTTCTTGtaaccatcattttgctgattggCATCAAGTGTAAACAGGACAGAAATTCTCCTGAACACTACAACTCTCCCGGTATGTGCTATGGACTCGACGGTTCTAACAATGCCTTTAATCAGGGGCCAACACTGAAAGAATCTTTGAATTATACTGGGGCTGGAGAGATTATCCGCATCCCTGACACACATCATTATTCAGTTTGTCTGTCTCCCGAATCCGCTAAGAgcgattttctgtttttgaagcCCTACACACCGCCCATGACTCAGGGCCAATGTTAA